The Zalophus californianus isolate mZalCal1 chromosome X, mZalCal1.pri.v2, whole genome shotgun sequence genomic interval ACAGCAGCAAGGGTTTAGTTTGAGATCTGAGCCTAGTCCCTGGTTTAATCTCTTACTAGAGTAGGAATTAAAGAGGAAAGGTAGATTAAATGGCTCTCACTGAGTTTTTGAGGCCAAAACATATCCATAAACTGGGCAAAACTGTAGGAGGGAACTGCAATCTTAGGGAGAAATGAAGAATCAAAGATTAAGTTGATATATTTGGGAAAGACTACACCAGAAATTACTATTTACCACACCTTATATGATTTTCAGAGTACTTTCACGAACTCTTGTTTAATCATGCAGGAGAATTGAGTGATATTTTATCCAGTACATAAACTGCTCTTATCTAGGAAAACTGAAAATTTCTCGAATCATTTTTCATACTCTTAATGATTTCATAGACTCAACTGTGAATTGGAATGGATTTTAAACCTTCAATCCCCTTCCCTTTTGTAGATGATGAAGCTGGGGCTCTGAGTGGTGAAATAACTTGCCTAACATGACAAGTCTGTGGCACTGGAACGTGTGCCACTTTATGGATACACATAGTGAGTGAGAGTCCTTTGTTTCATACACCTGCAATTTTCTCTGAACTCATTCTTCCACCTTCCCTTGGCATCACCTAGTGAAGCAGAACTTCCCAAACCTGAAAATTGTATTGATCCTAATTCTCTGGCTTTCTGTCTTATGTGCTGACGTCACCGAAGTGTGGGGAAACTTAAATGAGATTGAAAAGTTGGTAACCTTGTTAGTATACTAAGTGATTATagtgttccttctctttcttctccctcatccAGAATCAAAAATTAAAGAGCCAGAATTGCTTCATATGACCCTTTCTTCCCATATTTTCATTATCTGTCCAGACAGTTTCCtccaaatttcaaaaatttttattttgaaagaatgagagaaataagacagaggtaTCAATTAACAAGAACAATGACACTGaagaaaatacaattatttgtactccccccacacacaatgcccccacccctctccccatccctggcACAATAATGTTAAAACCATCAAAGCACATCTAACAAGGAGAAATAGCAGTATGGAATGAAGAAAGCAAAGTTTCATACTGCTCAATCCAACCAACCCATATCAAATGTCCTTCCCCCTGCTGAACTCCAGCCACCATAACGATAAAGAGGTGTAGAGGAGACAACCACAGGAGTAACTTGGATCTCTGCTTACACTAGCAAAGTTCAGTGAAGAGTCAATAGGAGTAATGAATCTGTCTGGCAGGGAAACCCTGGATACAGCTCTTCTGTCAAGTCTCAGATGATTGAAGAGAACAGCTAGAGTTTGAGATTCACAGACTTCTAACAGGACTAATCCCTGCTCCCTCAACCGCAACAGTAGAGCAGCTGCCGATCAGGTTGGGATTCTCTGCTGAGAATAGTAGGAAGTGAGGCAGCTTTTGGCTtaagaacccccccaaaaaagatgtcTGGTAACAAgtttactgcttcaatttcaaaCTGTGAGCAAAGGAGCTTAGTAGGTTGGTTTAGGGCAAAGGCAAGATAAAACTCCAATTTTATCACTTGAAGAATTAGATTATGTGTTGACTGCATATATCCCTTATTTTAATTAAACTCAATATGgagtatttaaaatttcaacaacTGTTACAGTGGAAGCTAATCAGTATAACTCAGTGTCTCAAATTGAAGGAACTTTCTTCTAAAGTGGTAAATTTAAGTTTTCAACTTAATTTCCCTCATCCCACAGGAATACATCACTTGATTTATACCAGAAGTAAGTAGGATTCTCTCTAGAGGAGGTTTATTTTATTCTGCCCTCACTAGAATCAGTCTATAAAGGGAAGGATACCTCTGCAGGATTAGTTCAAGATCAGAGCCTTCTCCTCGCAcctgtgtgcgtgcacacacacacacacacacacacacacacacacacacatacacaaacacacgcacacggACAGTAAATACATTTTCCCACACATAATCTTGTGTGGGAAACAGTCACATGCTTGCTGGAGTCCATCTCACAAATACATTTCAACAGTTAGCCGTATACATGTACATGCAGCAAGATGTGAGAGTTGCCCCAAAGTGATTAAAGGTGGTGCACATATGTCTATGTGGGGAGGTCATTTTAGGGTATAGGTGTACACAAGCCAATAGGACCATTAACTTGCAgattatattttttccctttccctcaagataaataaatcaaatgaaaaacacacactGACATCTTCCTGGGTGTCATGGAGGCAACTGCCTGGAAGGTTCACTTTTTGCACTTCTGCTTTCCTATGACAACTTCATTTTGCCCTGAGGGGCCTTCTCATATAAGGAGGGCTGCTCCTCCGCATTCCCGGCATTCCCTGCTTGCCCTGGCGGTGGCAAGGGCTTCTTCTCAGAAGACCGGTCTTCAGGCTTGCGGGCAATCAGCAGGCGGCAGGTGAGCAGGATTCCAAACACCAGAGCATGGGCGTAGCGTTTGAGAGGATCACCGACTAGTTGATGGAAGAAGAGCACGGCCAACACCAGCAAGAGTAGGAAGAAGTTGGCCACATCTTTGGGACGCCCAGGCACAAGGGTCATGACAATGCCACAGGCCACCTCAAGAGCACCAATACTTTTGCGGAGGAGAATGGAATTGATCCCCATTTTCTTCAGCAGAGGGAGGGCTCGGACATAGCTCTTGTAAGCACGTTTCTAGAGTGAGATACCACAAGGAATGCCACATTaaccatgattttaaaattagaatgaaaGACACACAAGCAAGGGCCTCCTTCCCCAACATTCCCTTTCTATGTCCCAACcaggtcccttttttttttttttttttttttactggggcCCCTAAATAAAAGCCTTGTaattaagataagaaaaaaacaagcaatctTCTCAGGTCACAGTGAGTTAAACCTTAGTaacagcagggtgcctgggtggctcagtttgttgagggtctgacacttgatttcagctcaggtcatgcatgactATGGGGctgggctctgcgttcagcatggagtctgcttgtccctctccctctgctcctcccccccacttgtgctctctttctctctctaaaataaatagataaaatctttaaaaataaataagacttgggcgcctgggtggctcagttggttaagtaactgcctttggctcaggtcatgatcctggagtccctggatcgagtcccgcattgggctccctgcccagcagggagtctgcttctccctctgaccctcccccctctcatgtgctttctctctctcattctctctctttctctctcaaataaataaataaaatctttaaaaaataaataaataaataagacttagTAACAGCACCAAAGAGAATTTGGCTTtatagttaaaaattattttctgattataaatcaTAAACAACACTAAAAgcatttataagaaaatttattGGGCCCATAAAGTCTGGTACAGATTAGCCACAACCACATTTTCTAGTGCCTGCCTCGTCCAAACCCAGATGCATACAAATaccaacaaaatcaaaacaaggcAAGGCACAGTATGATAAAGCCTCACTAATTTGGACTTCCTTAATTTGGAATCTGTGATAATTCAGAAAAAAGCTAGCAGGAGTTTATATTTGTGGAATCtgcaaaaattaaaagtgagtactaagtaaatagaaaaataaaaatgtgtgcaaATGTTAGCCccttatatatctttaaaatatagtaaGATAAAAATCATTCTCATGGTCAGTGAGATAAAGTCCCAGGCCTTTACAAAACACTACTTTGATTAGCCTGGTGCAAGTTCACtaattttaattcaacaaatatgtattgaacacctactatggaTTATGCAATGGAGATAAAAAGGTAAACAAGACAGGGTCAAGAAGCTCTTGATCGAGTGGGGGGAAACAGATACACTAAACACCAGTATAAAGCAACATGGTTAGTGACACATAATAGACGTCTTTACAAGATCTAATTGTAGCCCAAAGGGAGACATCATAGAATAGAGGAGGGAGTCACTGGATATATTACAAAGTAATAAGATTATATTGACCTTAGGGTAATAGATAATCATATTTTTCACTGTATTCAGATTGGCCTGTAGTAAATCGATGAGATTTTATCAAGTGTCTTATTATGTTGGCCCACTGCTTTGTTTTCAGTAAGTacccattaattcattcaatatttattaagtgcttcctTGCGCTAGACACTGTACTAGGTACTTTGGATACAGATGTCAATCATTCAAAGGCCCTGCCTTCCTGAAGCTTGAGTTTATATGAAGACAAATTATGGATGCTGAACAAAATTATGCAGTAGATACAGTGGAGCCACACCAGAGTGGTCAAGTTTCCCTAGATGGAAACGGAGAAAAGCTAGAGTGGAATATTAAAGGAAGTCCAGGTGTTTGCAAGATCAATAAGGGAAGGGCATTGCAGGCAGAGGAAACTGGATAAGCAAAGGCCCTGAAGCACAAAACAGATTTGGGTGTTTCAAACACCGCCCCAGTTCAGCATaggttgggagagggaggggtgagaGTGAGACATGAGACAGGGGAGATAGATATGAATCATGAATCATGAGAACTATATATGTCCTcttatatatgtctatatatgtgTCACTATGAGATCATGGGGAACTATATATGTTGTGTTGTGGAGGTGGATTTTATCCTATAAGCCAGGGGGAGCAACATAATTTGCTTTTGAGGAAGGTCCCTCTGGAAAAAGTGTGGAGGATGGATTGGGAGAGGTATGCCTGGAAGCAAGGAGACCAAGTAAGAGACCTAGAGTAATGACAGTAGAGATATAGGGAAGGGGAATGAGTCAAGGATACCTTTAATGCAAAATCAACAGAATTTAGTGTTATACTGGAAGTGGAACCTGAGGGAAAGGGATAAGTAGAGAAAGATCTCGATCTCTGGCTTGGGTACCCGGGTAGAAGGGTTTTACCATTCTCCAGGTTTGGGCATGCATCTGAAAGAacaggttgggggtggggcaaggggtAAGAAGGAGTAAGGGACTCAATTTGGATTTTTTAGTTGAAGTGTCTCTAAGACATCTAAGTGGAGCTGTCTGGTAGGCAGCTCAGTAAGAGAGGTCTGGAATAAAGATATAGAATGGATAGTCATCAGTATCCCAGGTAGAATGTATATGTACAGTGGGAAAAATTGTGTGACAGAcatttaagaaatggaaagagaaagatagTCCACAAAGTAGACAGAAGAGAGTGTGGTCAGAAAAATAGGGGGAAAGCCAAGAGAG includes:
- the TMEM35A gene encoding transmembrane protein 35A, which codes for MASPRTITVVALSVALGLFFVFMGTIKLTPRLSKDAYTEMKRAYKSYVRALPLLKKMGINSILLRKSIGALEVACGIVMTLVPGRPKDVANFFLLLLVLAVLFFHQLVGDPLKRYAHALVFGILLTCRLLIARKPEDRSSEKKPLPPPGQAGNAGNAEEQPSLYEKAPQGKMKLS